Proteins encoded together in one Streptomyces umbrinus window:
- a CDS encoding HAD family acid phosphatase, which yields MTGRSWQRLIGLTAAATAVTAALAIPATAATPAAAPAAVTTVATAASAAAAEDVDYDTWQKDCRALMAEALPYLKERIADASSGEKQAIVFDIDNTALETDFGFSYPSPANAPVLDVAKYAQDHGVALFFVTARPDIIKSVTDYNLKQVGYKVSGLYVRNFIDLFRDVAEYKTAQRTAIEAKGYTIIANIGNSATDLSGGHAEKTYKLPDYDGQLS from the coding sequence ATGACAGGAAGAAGCTGGCAGCGCCTCATAGGCCTGACCGCCGCCGCCACCGCCGTCACCGCGGCCCTGGCGATCCCTGCCACCGCCGCGACCCCGGCCGCCGCCCCCGCCGCGGTCACCACCGTCGCGACCGCCGCCTCTGCCGCCGCCGCGGAGGACGTGGACTACGACACCTGGCAGAAGGACTGCCGGGCCCTCATGGCCGAGGCGCTGCCCTACCTGAAGGAACGTATCGCCGACGCCTCCTCCGGCGAGAAGCAGGCCATCGTCTTCGACATCGACAACACCGCGCTGGAGACCGACTTCGGCTTCAGCTACCCGTCGCCGGCCAACGCGCCCGTCCTCGACGTCGCCAAGTACGCCCAGGACCACGGCGTCGCCCTGTTCTTCGTCACGGCCCGCCCGGACATCATCAAGTCGGTGACGGACTACAACCTCAAGCAGGTCGGCTACAAGGTCTCGGGCCTGTACGTACGCAACTTCATCGACCTGTTCAGGGACGTGGCCGAGTACAAGACGGCCCAGCGCACGGCCATCGAGGCCAAGGGCTACACGATCATCGCGAACATCGGCAACAGCGCCACCGACCTGTCGGGCGGGCACGCCGAGAAGACGTACAAGCTGCCGGACTACGACGGCCAGCTGTCGTAA
- a CDS encoding NACHT domain-containing protein, giving the protein MEPATVGVRLASTVATPLIKKLFTPEGPGAGLVDKPVRISSRVSFKGEQRTLGEKDVTRLASELVRRALKEADERPIAPDQAQPVVHALADTLRALGDITMTDAQAVALGHSGLALHLRHAAGSPDRDLEFDATLFYERLLDTACLHILHFFTQRSTFVARTLVEQTRRQSELIAKIDELIARTPRPGDGDGAFERRYLAYVATKHSKLTIYGIDLANTPNRWQLDAAYMTLQAMRRSTDGESAASGDAYLASPGAPLPAEEALADHDLVLLRGVAGSGKTTLVQWLAVTAARAERGDRIPFVLPLRTLIRRADGLPAPADFLAAVRVPFHGTAPDGWADRVLAAGRGLLLVDGIDEIPERDRERTRHWLRDLLDAYPGNQWLVTSRPSAVGEDWLTPDGFTELLLTAMSRADVTAFIRRWHTAAAADAQDTELLASYEHSLLEAVGVKQDLGRLATNPLMCGLICALHRDRRGYLPHGRQELYDAALSALLSRRDQERSMQLDHIQLSELPQIQLLQRLAYWLIRNNQAEMDRERAERIIADALPSLPAVASQGDASAIYRYLLIRSGLLREPAVGTVEFVHRTFQDYLGAKAAVEDGDFGLLVRNAADSQWSDVIRMAVAHARPRERAQLLRDLVDSAEGTAGTRVRLLALAGLEHATELDPQVRADVEEQAATLIPPRTPDEAKDLASAGALVLELLPGPEDLSDAEARAVVVTASLIGGDAAIPVLARFRAHPAVSVLGQLTWTWHRFDTERYAADVIAHLPSADLYFTAHSAAHLRALRELGGRPRLQVVGDIEASELSIALAPDTTRKLVLKDNRSLRDLDFVSPLRELTHLDISGIPSVDNLESLAGLPLKWLSLDLMEGLERPDALAPLSASATLREFDTGVPLIGDSLDAALPQGLPLTYLRFTKNALRLTGLRGLRHMHSVKSLSLASLYEPLTPEDYEEVALLPQLEELRLRWAAVPWTNGPVLPGVRRLWLNNFTGDEDLSAVPVLFPGLESVAFRLLPEVPEVPEHVLELFPGTHTVTRTHTVL; this is encoded by the coding sequence ATGGAACCAGCGACCGTCGGAGTCCGACTGGCATCCACCGTGGCCACACCGCTGATCAAGAAGCTCTTCACGCCGGAGGGGCCGGGCGCAGGGCTGGTCGACAAGCCCGTACGCATCTCGTCCCGTGTCTCCTTCAAGGGCGAGCAGCGCACGCTCGGCGAGAAGGACGTCACCCGGCTCGCCTCAGAGCTGGTCAGGCGGGCCCTGAAGGAAGCCGATGAACGCCCCATCGCCCCCGACCAGGCCCAACCCGTCGTCCACGCCCTGGCCGACACCCTCCGCGCCCTCGGCGACATCACCATGACCGACGCCCAGGCGGTGGCGCTCGGCCACTCGGGCCTCGCGCTCCATCTCCGCCATGCGGCCGGGAGCCCCGACCGGGACCTCGAATTCGACGCGACCCTCTTCTACGAGCGGCTCCTCGACACGGCCTGTCTGCACATCCTGCACTTCTTCACCCAGCGCTCGACATTCGTCGCCCGAACCCTCGTCGAGCAGACCCGCCGCCAGTCCGAACTCATCGCCAAGATCGACGAGTTGATCGCCCGCACGCCGCGCCCCGGCGACGGGGACGGGGCGTTCGAGCGGCGGTATCTCGCGTACGTCGCCACCAAGCACAGCAAGCTGACCATCTACGGCATCGACCTCGCCAACACCCCGAACCGCTGGCAGCTCGACGCCGCCTATATGACCCTGCAGGCGATGCGCCGCTCCACGGACGGGGAGTCGGCCGCCTCCGGAGACGCGTACCTCGCCTCGCCGGGTGCGCCGCTGCCCGCCGAGGAGGCGCTCGCGGACCACGACCTGGTGTTGCTGCGCGGAGTGGCGGGCTCGGGCAAGACGACCCTCGTCCAGTGGCTCGCGGTGACGGCTGCGCGGGCCGAGCGCGGTGACCGTATCCCCTTCGTGCTTCCGCTGCGTACGCTCATCCGCCGCGCCGACGGACTGCCGGCGCCCGCCGACTTCCTGGCGGCCGTGCGCGTCCCGTTCCACGGCACGGCCCCGGACGGCTGGGCGGACCGGGTCCTGGCCGCGGGCCGCGGGCTCCTCCTCGTCGACGGCATCGACGAGATCCCCGAGCGCGACCGCGAGCGGACGAGGCATTGGCTGCGGGACCTCCTCGACGCGTACCCCGGCAACCAGTGGCTGGTCACCTCCCGCCCCTCCGCCGTGGGCGAGGACTGGCTCACCCCGGACGGCTTCACCGAACTGCTCCTGACCGCCATGAGCCGCGCCGATGTCACCGCCTTCATCCGGCGCTGGCACACGGCGGCCGCCGCCGACGCCCAGGACACGGAACTCCTCGCCTCGTACGAGCACTCGCTCCTGGAGGCCGTCGGCGTCAAACAGGATCTCGGCCGCCTCGCCACCAACCCCTTGATGTGCGGCCTCATCTGCGCCCTGCACCGCGACCGCCGCGGCTATCTCCCGCACGGGCGCCAGGAGTTGTACGACGCGGCCCTCTCCGCACTCCTCTCGCGCCGCGACCAGGAACGGTCGATGCAGCTCGACCACATCCAGCTCAGCGAACTCCCGCAGATCCAGTTGCTCCAGCGACTGGCCTACTGGCTGATCCGCAACAACCAGGCGGAGATGGACCGCGAACGGGCCGAGCGCATCATCGCCGACGCGCTGCCCTCTCTGCCCGCGGTGGCGAGCCAGGGCGACGCGTCCGCGATCTACCGCTATCTGCTGATCCGCAGCGGCCTGCTCCGCGAACCCGCGGTGGGGACCGTCGAGTTCGTCCACCGCACCTTCCAGGACTACCTGGGCGCGAAGGCCGCGGTGGAGGACGGCGACTTCGGGCTCCTCGTCCGCAACGCCGCCGACTCCCAGTGGTCCGACGTGATCCGCATGGCCGTCGCCCACGCCCGTCCGCGCGAACGGGCCCAGCTCCTGCGCGACCTGGTCGACTCCGCCGAGGGCACCGCGGGCACCCGTGTCCGCCTCCTCGCCCTGGCCGGCCTCGAACACGCCACGGAACTCGACCCGCAGGTCCGGGCCGACGTGGAGGAACAGGCGGCCACGCTCATCCCACCGCGTACGCCGGACGAGGCCAAGGATCTGGCCTCGGCCGGCGCCCTGGTCCTGGAGCTGCTGCCCGGGCCGGAGGACCTCTCCGACGCGGAGGCGAGGGCCGTCGTGGTCACCGCATCCCTCATCGGCGGCGACGCGGCCATCCCGGTCCTTGCCCGCTTCCGCGCCCACCCGGCCGTGTCGGTACTGGGCCAGCTCACCTGGACCTGGCACCGGTTCGACACCGAGCGGTACGCGGCCGATGTCATCGCCCACCTGCCGTCGGCCGACCTCTACTTCACGGCGCACTCCGCCGCGCACCTGCGCGCCCTGCGAGAACTCGGGGGCCGACCCCGGCTCCAGGTCGTCGGGGACATCGAGGCCTCGGAACTGAGCATCGCCCTTGCGCCGGACACGACCCGCAAGCTCGTTCTGAAGGACAACCGCTCACTGCGTGACCTGGACTTCGTTTCACCGCTGCGCGAACTCACTCACCTGGATATCTCCGGCATTCCATCCGTCGACAACCTCGAATCCCTGGCCGGGCTCCCTTTGAAATGGCTGTCGTTGGATCTCATGGAGGGGCTGGAAAGGCCGGATGCGCTGGCTCCGCTTTCGGCGTCGGCCACCCTGCGCGAGTTCGACACCGGTGTGCCGCTCATAGGCGATTCCCTTGATGCCGCACTCCCTCAGGGGTTGCCGCTGACGTATCTGCGGTTCACCAAGAACGCCCTTCGTCTGACCGGGCTGCGCGGCTTGCGCCATATGCACTCGGTGAAGAGCCTGAGCCTGGCAAGCCTGTACGAACCGCTCACGCCGGAGGATTACGAAGAGGTCGCGCTCCTCCCCCAGCTGGAGGAATTGCGCCTCCGCTGGGCTGCGGTCCCGTGGACCAACGGGCCCGTCCTGCCCGGCGTCAGGCGTCTTTGGCTGAACAATTTCACCGGAGACGAAGACCTCTCGGCGGTGCCGGTTCTCTTTCCTGGTCTCGAGTCCGTCGCATTCCGCCTCCTTCCGGAGGTGCCGGAAGTACCGGAACACGTCCTGGAACTCTTCCCTGGCACGCACACGGTGACGAGGACGCACACCGTCCTCTAG
- a CDS encoding carboxylesterase/lipase family protein, which yields MTELSAEGAVMGADEPEVRTTAGVVRGAGEASGSAVFKGIPFAEPPVGALRFGAPKPVRSWDGVRKTVAYGTPPPQSAAFGMDALVSGDAVDEGDWLTLNVWTPDPDPGAGLPVIVWMHGGAYVIGMSGLPEYDGGRLAREGAVVVVTLNYRVGIEGFAHIEGAPANRGLLDQVAALEWVRDNIRAFGGDPGRATVVGQSAGAGSVAALLTMERAAGLFGRAVAQSVPGTFFSPELAADIAREFAAELGVRPTVEEMGAVAPRRLPAVADAVGAKGGAFADRWGPTAHALIPVAPVVDGEVLPLAPWEALASGAGRDVELVVGHTRDEFRLMMLLRGLTGEVTEDQAAVALRTFGPGGAAGGAAGGDAYRAAFPDASAEELYELVQSDWLFRMPSLRLAEAQIAGGGRAHVYELVWEAPGMGGMLGACHGLDVPLVFGNLGEGLPALLLGEEPPAEAEELSRLVRASWTGFAAGEDPGWPAYDVERRSVRLFDAKPAVAPYPEEVSRGLWREHVFGALPLLGG from the coding sequence ATGACCGAACTGTCTGCAGAGGGAGCCGTGATGGGGGCCGACGAACCCGAGGTCCGTACGACAGCAGGTGTGGTGCGGGGAGCCGGAGAGGCGTCGGGATCGGCGGTGTTCAAGGGCATCCCGTTCGCCGAACCGCCCGTCGGAGCACTGCGGTTCGGGGCGCCGAAGCCCGTGCGGAGCTGGGACGGCGTACGGAAGACGGTCGCGTACGGGACGCCGCCTCCGCAGTCCGCCGCGTTCGGCATGGACGCGCTGGTGTCCGGCGACGCGGTGGACGAGGGGGACTGGCTGACCCTCAACGTCTGGACGCCCGACCCGGACCCCGGCGCGGGGCTGCCGGTGATCGTGTGGATGCACGGCGGCGCCTACGTCATCGGGATGTCGGGCCTGCCCGAGTACGACGGCGGACGGCTGGCGCGGGAGGGCGCCGTCGTCGTGGTGACGCTCAACTACCGGGTCGGCATCGAGGGGTTCGCGCACATCGAGGGGGCGCCGGCCAACCGGGGTCTGCTCGACCAGGTCGCCGCGCTGGAGTGGGTGCGGGACAACATCCGCGCCTTCGGCGGCGATCCGGGCCGCGCCACGGTCGTCGGCCAGTCGGCGGGCGCGGGTTCGGTGGCCGCGCTGCTCACGATGGAGCGCGCGGCAGGGCTCTTCGGCCGGGCGGTCGCACAGAGCGTGCCCGGCACGTTCTTCTCCCCCGAGCTCGCCGCCGACATCGCCCGGGAGTTCGCCGCGGAGCTGGGCGTGCGCCCGACGGTGGAGGAGATGGGGGCGGTGGCGCCGCGACGGCTGCCCGCGGTGGCGGACGCGGTCGGCGCGAAGGGCGGGGCGTTCGCGGATCGGTGGGGACCGACGGCCCACGCGCTGATCCCGGTCGCGCCCGTCGTCGACGGCGAGGTGCTGCCGCTCGCTCCGTGGGAGGCGCTGGCCTCCGGCGCGGGACGCGACGTCGAACTCGTGGTCGGCCACACCCGTGACGAGTTCCGGCTGATGATGCTGCTCCGCGGACTGACGGGTGAGGTGACGGAGGATCAGGCCGCCGTCGCACTCCGGACGTTCGGGCCGGGCGGTGCCGCCGGCGGGGCGGCGGGCGGTGACGCCTACCGTGCCGCGTTCCCGGACGCGAGCGCCGAGGAGCTCTACGAACTCGTCCAGTCCGACTGGCTGTTCCGTATGCCCTCACTCCGACTGGCCGAGGCGCAGATCGCGGGCGGCGGTCGCGCGCACGTCTACGAGCTGGTCTGGGAGGCGCCGGGCATGGGCGGCATGCTGGGCGCTTGCCACGGGCTCGACGTACCGCTGGTGTTCGGCAACCTCGGCGAGGGTCTGCCGGCGCTGCTCCTCGGGGAGGAACCGCCCGCCGAGGCCGAGGAGTTGTCGCGGCTGGTCCGCGCCTCCTGGACGGGGTTCGCGGCGGGGGAGGACCCGGGGTGGCCCGCGTACGACGTCGAGCGGCGGTCGGTGCGGCTCTTCGACGCGAAGCCCGCGGTGGCCCCGTACCCGGAGGAGGTGTCGCGGGGGCTCTGGCGCGAGCACGTGTTCGGGGCGCTGCCGCTGCTGGGGGGATAG
- a CDS encoding PDDEXK nuclease domain-containing protein — protein sequence MHKNTEAEATIPAQLGTLPSWYGDLLGEVKETVTGARLRAQRAVNTELVQMYWQIGKLILARQEQEGWGTKVVGRLAADLKATFPNQRGFSRRNLMYMHKMARTWPEPIVQQPAAQLPWGHVMLLLDKLDTRPDLDFYVTEAVRNGWSRDLLSRFIHQDLHLSQGSAATNFEVTVPEGSATLKDLARDPYRLDFLGLDKHHAEHELEEAIVANMVRFLTELGVGFAFVGRQYPVLIGGEEYRIDLLFYHLKLHRYFVFELKTKDVRPEHVGKLTFYVSVVDKMVRDEQRDDATIGFLIGTRHNKAAVQLALDASNNPLAVTNYSTLSAADRELVPTEEDLSRVVQDAIDAVQP from the coding sequence ATGCACAAGAACACCGAGGCCGAAGCCACCATCCCCGCCCAGTTGGGCACCCTGCCCTCCTGGTACGGGGACCTCCTCGGCGAGGTCAAAGAAACCGTCACGGGCGCCCGCCTCCGCGCGCAGCGAGCCGTCAACACCGAGCTCGTCCAGATGTACTGGCAGATCGGCAAACTCATCCTGGCCCGCCAGGAACAAGAGGGCTGGGGCACCAAGGTCGTGGGGCGACTCGCCGCAGATCTGAAGGCCACGTTCCCGAACCAGCGCGGCTTCTCCCGCCGCAACCTGATGTACATGCACAAGATGGCCCGCACCTGGCCTGAGCCAATTGTGCAGCAGCCTGCTGCACAATTGCCGTGGGGTCACGTCATGCTCCTGCTGGACAAGCTCGACACCCGTCCCGACCTGGACTTCTACGTCACAGAGGCCGTCCGCAACGGCTGGTCCCGGGACCTCCTCAGCCGCTTCATCCACCAGGACCTGCATCTCTCCCAGGGCTCGGCCGCCACGAATTTCGAGGTGACCGTTCCCGAGGGATCGGCGACGCTCAAGGACCTGGCCCGAGACCCGTACCGTCTCGACTTCCTGGGCCTCGACAAACACCACGCCGAGCACGAGCTCGAAGAGGCGATCGTCGCCAACATGGTCCGCTTCCTCACCGAACTCGGCGTCGGCTTCGCCTTCGTGGGCCGCCAGTACCCCGTGCTCATCGGCGGCGAGGAGTACCGCATCGACCTGCTCTTCTACCACCTCAAGCTGCACCGCTACTTCGTCTTCGAGCTCAAGACGAAGGACGTACGCCCCGAGCACGTCGGCAAGCTCACCTTCTATGTGAGCGTGGTCGACAAGATGGTCCGTGACGAGCAGCGCGACGACGCGACCATCGGGTTCCTCATCGGGACACGGCACAACAAGGCGGCCGTTCAGCTCGCCCTCGACGCCAGCAACAACCCGCTCGCCGTGACGAACTACTCGACGCTGTCCGCCGCCGACCGCGAACTCGTCCCCACGGAAGAGGACTTGAGCCGAGTGGTCCAGGACGCCATCGACGCCGTACAGCCCTGA
- a CDS encoding DUF397 domain-containing protein, giving the protein MTELNWQKSSFSEAAGDNCLYVAAASTGTIHLRESDTPTITLATTPTTLAALIRTLTANPHVRVT; this is encoded by the coding sequence GTGACTGAACTCAACTGGCAGAAGTCGTCCTTCAGCGAAGCCGCCGGCGACAACTGCCTCTACGTCGCCGCCGCCTCCACCGGCACCATCCACCTCCGCGAAAGCGACACCCCCACCATCACCCTCGCCACAACGCCCACCACACTCGCGGCCCTCATACGAACACTCACCGCAAACCCACACGTTCGGGTGACCTGA
- a CDS encoding helix-turn-helix domain-containing protein: protein MALRTLITERQRRLGAELRKLRMQAGLSVAEGGQLIDMGAPHLSHIEAGRTAIPAPRLRELAQAYDCNDEPYINELVRMAESKGKGWWSEYRKIRPQSSLDLAELEAAATSIRSHETLLVPGLLQTESYMRALFSTGLPEASRDERETAVRYRLARQTVLDEPHITSFHAVLHEAALHVVVGDSRVMREQLSHLVRIATRPNVTIQVLPFDAGPGSWRSAPFLQLAPDVASLGSVILEHPAARLVLDDEASLNQYRATFEELRHSALPPIVPSEFPAVHEHRDSWGLMQHLLYTHQE from the coding sequence GTGGCACTGAGAACGCTGATCACCGAACGACAGCGTCGGCTTGGGGCTGAACTGCGGAAATTGCGCATGCAGGCGGGCCTGTCGGTTGCCGAAGGGGGGCAGCTGATCGACATGGGCGCACCCCACCTAAGCCACATCGAGGCAGGGCGCACCGCCATCCCAGCGCCGCGCCTCCGCGAACTGGCGCAGGCATACGACTGCAATGATGAGCCCTACATCAACGAACTCGTCCGCATGGCGGAGAGCAAAGGCAAGGGCTGGTGGTCCGAGTACCGTAAGATCCGGCCGCAGAGCTCTCTCGATCTCGCCGAGCTCGAAGCAGCGGCAACATCCATCCGGAGCCACGAAACCCTGCTCGTCCCAGGGCTCCTCCAAACCGAGTCGTACATGCGCGCTCTCTTCAGCACAGGCCTGCCCGAAGCCTCACGCGACGAGCGGGAGACCGCCGTGCGATACCGCCTGGCACGCCAGACCGTCCTCGACGAACCGCACATCACCAGTTTCCACGCCGTCCTCCACGAGGCCGCCCTGCACGTGGTCGTCGGAGACTCGCGCGTGATGCGGGAGCAACTGAGCCACCTCGTACGCATCGCCACACGGCCCAACGTGACCATTCAGGTTCTGCCATTCGATGCGGGGCCCGGTTCCTGGCGCAGCGCGCCGTTTCTCCAACTCGCGCCTGACGTCGCCAGTTTGGGGTCGGTCATCCTGGAGCATCCGGCGGCCCGACTCGTCCTCGACGACGAAGCGTCCCTGAACCAGTACCGGGCTACCTTCGAAGAGCTCCGCCACAGCGCCCTCCCACCCATCGTGCCCAGCGAGTTCCCAGCAGTGCACGAACACCGTGACTCCTGGGGTCTGATGCAGCACCTGCTCTACACACACCAGGAATGA
- a CDS encoding ATP-binding protein — MEFPLTYTLFTPAVMTSPKVCRDFVRATLETLGLGELADTAALCTSELVTNVHRYAEGDVHLRAAVERTHVRVAVYDGSTRLPSPRRAAAGDDGGRGLFLVTALSDVCGMTPTEHGKGVWFQLNRD, encoded by the coding sequence ATGGAATTCCCGCTCACCTACACCCTGTTCACCCCAGCCGTCATGACCTCGCCCAAGGTCTGCCGGGACTTCGTGCGCGCCACTCTGGAGACGCTGGGGCTCGGTGAACTCGCCGACACGGCCGCGCTCTGCACCTCCGAGCTGGTGACGAACGTGCACCGGTACGCGGAGGGTGACGTACACCTGAGAGCGGCCGTCGAGAGGACCCACGTCCGGGTCGCCGTGTACGACGGGAGCACGCGGCTGCCCTCGCCCCGCCGGGCGGCAGCCGGGGACGACGGCGGTCGGGGCCTGTTCCTTGTCACCGCGCTGTCGGACGTGTGCGGCATGACGCCGACGGAACACGGCAAAGGCGTGTGGTTCCAGCTCAATCGCGACTGA
- a CDS encoding spore-associated protein A produces MDPRPDGSTTTPQGGQNVRHAAAVAVVVAGGALALAAPASASAPVSAPTAAKAAPAAAASEAPVAKYNGACGTGHKVIDSANMENLGTTFLTYNKTTGENCVVTVRTKPGAAVNMFARLSSKTGGTATDRGRFTTYAGPVYIEARGECVTWEGGITTYSTKGTGQCG; encoded by the coding sequence ATGGATCCACGACCAGATGGATCCACGACCACACCACAGGGGGGACAGAACGTCCGCCACGCAGCCGCCGTAGCCGTCGTCGTCGCCGGTGGTGCCCTCGCCCTCGCGGCGCCCGCCTCCGCGTCGGCGCCCGTCTCCGCGCCCACGGCGGCCAAGGCGGCCCCGGCCGCCGCCGCGTCGGAGGCCCCGGTCGCGAAGTACAACGGCGCCTGCGGCACCGGTCACAAGGTGATCGACTCCGCCAATATGGAGAACCTCGGCACCACCTTCCTCACCTACAACAAGACGACCGGCGAGAACTGCGTGGTCACCGTGCGCACCAAGCCCGGGGCCGCGGTGAACATGTTCGCCAGGCTCAGCTCCAAGACGGGCGGTACGGCCACCGACCGCGGCCGCTTCACGACGTACGCCGGGCCCGTCTACATCGAGGCCCGTGGCGAGTGCGTCACGTGGGAGGGCGGCATCACCACCTACTCCACGAAGGGGACCGGCCAGTGCGGCTGA